A stretch of Bos indicus x Bos taurus breed Angus x Brahman F1 hybrid chromosome 17, Bos_hybrid_MaternalHap_v2.0, whole genome shotgun sequence DNA encodes these proteins:
- the MBD3L1 gene encoding methyl-CpG-binding domain protein 3-like 1, which translates to MMVKTSQRKHCDCGKVSKPKPGLNISIPLRMSSYIFKRPVTRITSHPSNEVRCYPWEETLDNPQQLYWQKRLQGLQACSSAGELLSPLDLAKALQKFAPSCPGESLPGVHTGGPNSSPMATPAWSSDLSQTVPGAGSGTPQVLCEQCLVTEEDIRNQERRVKTARERLAIAMVADRLAGEAEKVWGQEGCPGPML; encoded by the coding sequence ATGATGGTGAAGACTTCACAGAGGAAGCATTGTGACTGTGGAAAAGTATCCAAACCAAAGCCTGGTTTAAACATCTCAATCCCTTTGAGGATGTCCAGTTACATATTCAAGAGACCAGTGACTAGAATCACATCCCATCCCAGCAATGAGGTCAGATGTTATCCCTGGGAGGAAACCTTGGACAACCCCCAGCAGCTGTACTGGCAGAAGAGACTGCAAGGACTCCAGGCTTGCAGCAGCGCAGGGGAACTGTTAAGTCCTCTGGATCTAGCCAAAGCCTTGCAAAAATTTGCACCAAGTTGTCCAGGTGAGTCCCTGCCAGGGGTACATACAGGTGGTCCAAACTCCAGCCCCATGGCCACCCCGGCGTGGTCTTCAGATTTGTCACAGACCGTTCCAGGAGCTGGTTCTGGCACCCCACAGGTCCTCTGTGAACAGTGTCTGGTAACGGAGGAGGATATCAGGAATCAGGAAAGGAGAGTgaagacagcaagagagagaCTGGCGATAGCAATGGTCGCTGACAGACTGGCTGGCGAGGCAGAGAAAGTGTGGGGCCAAGAAGGATGCCCTGGGCCAATGCTGTGA